The following DNA comes from Campylobacter concisus.
CTCTAAAAATTTTTACAAATTTGACTCAAGACCATCTCGACTACCACAAGAGCATGGAGGAGTATGCTAGAGTAAAATCAAGCTTTTTTGATGATGATGGCATGAAGCTTATAAATGCTGATGATAATGGCATTAAATTTAACCCAAAAAACGCTTATACGTATTCGCTTAAAAAACCAGCCAGCTTTGCACCAGTGGTTTATGGGCTAAAGGACGGCATAGACGCAGTTATCAAGACGCCAAATGGCGATGTGGAGATAGACTCAAGCTTGCAAGGTGAGTTTAATCTTTACAACCTAATCGCAGCACTTGGCGCCGTTTGCTTGCTAGAGCGACCAGATACAGCCGCACTTTCAAAGGCGATAAGTAAATTTAAAGGGGTTAGTGGCAGAATGGAAGTGGTTAGCACCGATCCGTTAGTCATCGTAGATTTTGCCCATACGCCAGATGGCATAGAAAAGGTGCTAAACTCACTTAGACATCTAAATTTGATAGCTGTCTTTGGCGCAGGAGGCGATAGAGATAGGACAAAGCGCCCTAAAATGGGAGCGATAGCCCAAAAATACGCAAGAATTTGCATCGTCACAAGTGACAATCCAAGAAGCGAGGAGCCAGAGAGCATAATCGATGAAATTTGCGCTGGCATGAGCCAAAATGAAAATTTGATACGAAACGCCAACCGCAAAGAGGCGATCGCGCTAGCCATTAGCAAGCTAGAACCCGGCTGGGCGCTTGTCATACTTGGCAAAGGCGACGAGCCATATCAAGAGATAAAGGGCATCAAGCACCCATTTAGCGACAAAGAAGTAGTAAAAGAGCTTTTAAAGAGGTAAAAATGAATATAGAAATTTTAGCTAGCAAGATCCACAGAGCCGTCGTAACAGACGCAAATTTAAACTATGTTGGCTCGATCAGCATCGGCGAGGAGCTTATAAAAGCTGCAAATTTGATAGAAAATCAAAAGGTTGAAATTTTAGACGTAAATAATGGCGAGAGATTTGCCACCTACGTGATAAAGGGCAAAAAAGGCGAAATTTGCCTAAACGGCGCAGCTGCTAGAAAGGTCTGCGTTGGCGACGTGGTCATCATCGTAGCTTATGCTAGCATGAAATTTAAAAAGGCTAAGAAATTTAAGCCAACCATCGTGCATGTAAATAACAAAAACGAGATCATAAAGGAGTAGGCGATGTTTGAGGGATTTGACTTTTCAAAGATGGGGCAGATGCTTGAGGATGTGCAAAAGCAGGCCAAGCAGATGGAAGAAGAGAGTAAAAATAAAGAATTTGGAGCAAAAAGCGGTGGCGGACTAGTAAGCGTGAGAGCAAACGGCAGCGGCGAGATACTTGATATCAGCATAGACGATAGCCTGCTTGAAGATAAAGAGAGCATGCAAATTTTGCTAATAAGCGCCGTAAATGACGTGCTAAAGTCGGTTGAGGCCGATAAGAAAAACACCGCTTCAAGGATGCTTGGCGGCCTTGCTTCGATGGGGATAAAATGAGACTAAATTATAAATTTGTCCTTGCTTTTTTGCTATCATCTCTTTTCTTAAACGCCGATCCTAGGCCTACGCAAGAGGACTTTAACGCCTGCTTTGAAAAGAACAAAAACTCAATCGTCTCGGTAAATAAACACTTTGGCGTGGCTATCACTAAAAATTTGATCGCAGTGCCAAAAAGC
Coding sequences within:
- a CDS encoding UDP-N-acetylmuramoyl-L-alanyl-D-glutamate--2,6-diaminopimelate ligase, coding for MKISVENSFITDDSNECENGSFFVQTAANSKFAEAAVKNGAKIISLEECKKLLKIDENLKIVGITGTNGKTTTAAAIYETLRNLGKKCGLSGTRGAFIEGKQIDDKALTTSAILKTLSYLKVASEQGCEYFVMEVSSHAIAQKRIESLKFALKIFTNLTQDHLDYHKSMEEYARVKSSFFDDDGMKLINADDNGIKFNPKNAYTYSLKKPASFAPVVYGLKDGIDAVIKTPNGDVEIDSSLQGEFNLYNLIAALGAVCLLERPDTAALSKAISKFKGVSGRMEVVSTDPLVIVDFAHTPDGIEKVLNSLRHLNLIAVFGAGGDRDRTKRPKMGAIAQKYARICIVTSDNPRSEEPESIIDEICAGMSQNENLIRNANRKEAIALAISKLEPGWALVILGKGDEPYQEIKGIKHPFSDKEVVKELLKR
- the panD gene encoding aspartate 1-decarboxylase; this encodes MNIEILASKIHRAVVTDANLNYVGSISIGEELIKAANLIENQKVEILDVNNGERFATYVIKGKKGEICLNGAAARKVCVGDVVIIVAYASMKFKKAKKFKPTIVHVNNKNEIIKE
- a CDS encoding YbaB/EbfC family nucleoid-associated protein — translated: MFEGFDFSKMGQMLEDVQKQAKQMEEESKNKEFGAKSGGGLVSVRANGSGEILDISIDDSLLEDKESMQILLISAVNDVLKSVEADKKNTASRMLGGLASMGIK